From Natrinema amylolyticum, the proteins below share one genomic window:
- a CDS encoding glycosyltransferase family 2 protein, which translates to MYRGASVGVVIPAYNEEGFVGDVIRGMPAYVDRIYAIDDRSTDGTLDEILEAARADASENEDRAGETVERLAADGGASALTSRATVRDAIGRVVPIEHRENRGAGGAIKTGYLAALADEVDATVTVDADGQMDLSQMQRLLDPIVEDEADYTKGNRLLSREYRAAMPRFRFVGNATLTFLTKIASGYWKTMDPQNGYTAISHDALAAIDVPALYEYYGYCNDLLVKLNVRGMRVADVAMPAVYGEEESSITYSRYVPKVSQMLLRNFLWRLQTKYLVLDFHPLALLYLFGAATAATAVLGGGTALVSALSSGDVPAVRSATSLLLFVAGTAFLLLAMVFDMAESEPLETQVR; encoded by the coding sequence ATGTACCGGGGCGCGAGCGTCGGCGTCGTGATACCCGCCTACAACGAGGAAGGGTTCGTCGGCGACGTGATCCGGGGGATGCCCGCGTACGTCGATCGGATCTACGCGATCGACGACCGATCGACGGACGGCACCCTGGACGAGATCCTCGAGGCCGCGCGGGCGGACGCGAGCGAGAACGAGGACCGTGCCGGCGAGACCGTCGAACGGCTCGCGGCCGACGGTGGTGCGTCCGCACTGACGAGTCGGGCGACGGTCCGCGACGCCATCGGTCGGGTCGTCCCGATCGAGCACCGCGAGAACCGCGGCGCCGGCGGTGCGATCAAGACCGGCTATCTCGCCGCGCTCGCGGACGAGGTGGACGCGACGGTCACCGTCGACGCGGACGGCCAGATGGATCTTTCCCAGATGCAGCGGCTCCTCGATCCGATCGTGGAGGACGAGGCCGATTATACGAAGGGGAACCGGCTCCTGTCCCGGGAGTACCGAGCCGCCATGCCGCGGTTTCGGTTCGTTGGCAACGCGACCCTGACGTTTCTGACGAAGATCGCGTCCGGCTACTGGAAGACGATGGATCCCCAGAACGGGTACACGGCGATCTCGCACGACGCGCTCGCGGCGATCGACGTGCCGGCCCTCTACGAGTATTACGGCTACTGCAACGACCTGCTGGTCAAGCTGAACGTCCGCGGGATGCGCGTCGCCGACGTGGCGATGCCGGCAGTCTACGGCGAGGAGGAGTCGAGCATCACGTACTCGCGATACGTTCCGAAGGTGTCGCAGATGTTGTTGCGTAACTTCCTGTGGCGACTGCAGACCAAGTACCTCGTGCTCGACTTCCACCCGCTCGCACTGCTCTACCTGTTCGGCGCCGCGACGGCCGCGACCGCCGTTCTCGGCGGAGGGACGGCGCTGGTTTCCGCGCTCTCGAGCGGGGACGTTCCGGCCGTCCGGAGCGCGACGAGCCTGCTGCTGTTCGTCGCCGGAACCGCGTTCCTCCTGCTCGCGATGGTGTTCGACATGGCGGAGAGCGAACCGCTCGAGACCCAGGTGCGATAG
- a CDS encoding glycosyltransferase family 2 protein → MTRVSVIIPTYNRAATLPSAIDSALEQTVDDLEVVVVDDGSTDDTESVLAAYEDPRVRPVVHATNRGANVARNTGLEHAHGEYVAFLDSDDEWHPEKLERQFAVLEDRSSDWVGAYCDSAYDLSGPTGRLRSAAAAVLARGGDEPTREGNEELVGEILADNVQPGAGSTLLVRTEVAREAGGFDEDLDRFQDPEFCLRVLERGKLAYVDEVLVRREDTGHPSAAVVANASEQYRSAYEDEIDRFEEEGYEIRSSHELVVAKRYFAEGRFLRGAWHFRKAAVSPRAYPGVGWVAAAGVRRRPRPIVATLVVLFVAATLGRRALSR, encoded by the coding sequence ATGACTCGCGTCAGCGTCATCATCCCGACGTACAACAGAGCGGCGACGCTTCCGAGCGCGATCGACAGCGCGCTCGAGCAGACGGTCGACGACCTCGAGGTGGTCGTGGTCGACGACGGTTCGACCGACGACACCGAGTCGGTGCTGGCCGCCTACGAGGACCCGCGGGTTCGACCGGTCGTCCACGCGACCAATCGCGGCGCGAACGTCGCTCGGAACACGGGACTCGAGCACGCGCACGGTGAGTACGTCGCCTTCCTCGACTCCGACGACGAGTGGCATCCCGAGAAACTCGAGCGCCAGTTCGCGGTCCTCGAGGACCGCTCGAGCGACTGGGTCGGTGCCTACTGCGATTCGGCGTACGACCTGTCCGGACCGACCGGCCGGCTCCGGTCGGCCGCCGCGGCCGTCCTCGCTCGAGGGGGCGACGAGCCGACGCGGGAAGGGAACGAGGAGCTGGTCGGCGAGATCCTCGCGGACAACGTCCAGCCGGGAGCCGGCTCGACGTTGCTCGTCCGGACCGAGGTCGCCAGGGAGGCCGGCGGTTTCGACGAGGACCTCGACCGGTTCCAAGATCCGGAGTTCTGCCTGCGCGTGCTCGAACGCGGGAAACTCGCCTACGTCGACGAGGTGCTCGTCCGCCGCGAGGACACCGGTCATCCGTCGGCGGCCGTCGTCGCGAACGCGAGCGAACAGTACCGCTCGGCGTACGAGGACGAGATCGATCGTTTCGAGGAGGAGGGATACGAGATCCGCTCGAGCCACGAACTCGTCGTCGCGAAGCGGTACTTCGCGGAGGGACGGTTCCTCCGCGGCGCGTGGCACTTCCGCAAGGCCGCGGTATCGCCGCGAGCGTACCCCGGCGTCGGCTGGGTCGCCGCTGCCGGCGTTCGACGGCGGCCGCGTCCGATCGTCGCGACGCTCGTCGTTCTGTTCGTCGCGGCGACGCTCGGTCGGCGCGCACTCTCCCGGTGA
- a CDS encoding PKD domain-containing protein, translated as MRRNTLSRRSVLAVTAGCTLVSAGVASVVGDTAQNDDEGISRDSIVVREGTAEETTVYVATADTEGPTAVVVGGMHGNEVAGYTAAGRIADLTIDAGTLVTIPEANAVAIERGTRNDEEGTNLNRQFPEGETPETQLARELWGVVSEYDPDMLIDLHESTGIYAGDPVDGVGQAIFHSDGDDAADAAADAVDYVTETYVDDPLLAFQTGPFSEPDTDPAGLLAHKAARDLDADGFLAETLSTDVALETRVQWHTAIVERLLEGELLLDDADGRSPSEDPVDEEPAEPEPEPEPEEPGDDSADDGDEGPTAESPIARIETRPPSATETILEPGQTVTLDASQSRDPDGELVGYEWCIGDDGSFDEAGETIEVTVTASGDHPVALRVVDDDGSTDVDRVTLSTNC; from the coding sequence ATGAGACGCAATACACTCTCACGGAGATCCGTATTGGCCGTCACAGCCGGTTGTACACTCGTCAGTGCTGGCGTCGCCAGCGTCGTCGGCGACACGGCCCAGAACGACGACGAGGGCATCAGTCGGGACTCAATCGTCGTTCGCGAGGGAACGGCCGAAGAGACCACGGTGTACGTCGCGACCGCGGATACCGAGGGTCCGACGGCCGTCGTCGTTGGCGGCATGCACGGGAACGAGGTCGCGGGCTACACGGCGGCGGGTCGGATCGCTGATTTGACCATCGACGCCGGAACGCTCGTGACGATTCCCGAGGCCAACGCCGTCGCGATCGAGCGCGGGACCAGAAACGACGAGGAGGGGACCAACCTCAACCGGCAGTTCCCGGAGGGGGAGACGCCGGAAACGCAGCTCGCGCGAGAGCTCTGGGGTGTCGTCAGCGAGTACGATCCCGACATGCTGATCGATCTCCACGAGTCGACGGGTATCTACGCGGGCGATCCCGTCGACGGCGTCGGACAGGCGATATTCCACTCGGACGGCGACGACGCGGCCGACGCCGCTGCGGACGCCGTCGACTACGTCACCGAAACCTACGTCGACGATCCTCTCCTCGCGTTTCAGACCGGCCCCTTCTCCGAACCCGACACCGACCCGGCCGGTCTGCTCGCCCACAAGGCCGCCCGCGATCTGGACGCCGACGGATTTCTCGCGGAGACCCTCTCGACCGACGTCGCACTCGAGACCCGCGTCCAGTGGCACACGGCGATCGTCGAGCGGCTCTTGGAGGGCGAACTCCTGCTCGACGACGCCGACGGCCGCAGTCCGTCCGAAGATCCGGTCGACGAGGAACCGGCGGAACCCGAGCCCGAACCCGAACCTGAAGAGCCAGGCGACGACAGCGCCGACGACGGTGACGAGGGCCCGACGGCGGAGTCACCGATCGCACGGATCGAGACGCGTCCGCCGTCGGCCACGGAGACGATTCTCGAGCCGGGCCAGACGGTCACGCTCGACGCCTCGCAGTCGCGCGATCCGGACGGCGAACTGGTGGGCTACGAGTGGTGCATCGGCGACGACGGCTCGTTCGACGAGGCCGGCGAGACGATCGAGGTGACGGTCACTGCGAGCGGCGACCATCCGGTCGCGTTGCGCGTCGTCGACGACGACGGATCGACCGACGTCGATCGGGTCACGCTCTCGACGAACTGCTGA